AGCgaggagcaggctggggagatggggagaagctgctggagcCTTCAGTGGCAGGGGAGCTGGAAGGAGATGTGCAGGTCAGGTTGGCCAGGTGGATCGTTCCATCGCTGTCCCATGCAAGGTCGGGGCTGGAGGAACATCCCCGCCCCTGGTCCCAGACCCGTTTCACTTGGGCTGCTGCGATCCCGTGTGCTCCGGCTTCTGCCTGGCCGTTTGCCTgctcctgcttcctcctcttgcTGCCCGGGATGTGGGCTGCCCAGACCGGAGATGGTTCCTCTGCCCAGCGTGGCGCAGGGTTAGCACGGCCTGCTGAAGCTCAGCCCGTGTGCCTGGTGTCCTGCCCTAACTCAAACAGTGGACAGTGATGGATGGGGTGAGCTTTATGGCCAGGCTGGGGGTGTGGGGCAGGTGGCTTGGAGCGGGGGCTGTGTCTCCTGCGGAGGAAGCCTTGCAAGCtggtggagggggaggaaagcTTGGGGCTAAGCCCAGGTACCCTGGGCACACGTGAGGTTGCACTGGGCCTCTAGAAAAATAGCTCTGCTGTGCCTAGACCTTCCCTCCTGCAAGGTGTTGACCATCTCCCCCATGACGGAGTGAGTGTCACCCAACGGTCGTGCGTGTACAGGGTCTAATTCCCTGGCGCTAGTGGCTGTtaggtgggtgggtgggggctGAGTGCCTTGCATTGGTTGCATGGAGGAGCACAGTCCCCAAATCACAGAGCTTGGGGACACCTTGGCGATGGTCTCGGTgggcccctgccccagcagagccagctccagcaggttgctcagggctgtggcCGGGTGGGTTTTTGGCATTTCCACAGATGGAGACCCcacagcagcctgggcagcctgctctggtTTTGACGaccctcacagggaaaaaagatttttcttcatctcaagtggcatttcatttttttgatttATTCTCGTTGTCTCTCGTCCCTTCACGGGGCATTCGCTGCTCAGAAGAGGCTGGCTCCGTCGCTCCGCTCCCTCCCGTCAGGTCTTTACACACCTGGGTGACATGCCCCAGcatcttctcttccccagacggagcagctccagctctcagcctctgcTCGTGGGAAGTCCAGTCCCTTCGTCATTGTCACAGCCCCTAGCTGGATCTGCTCCGCTATGCCTTGTCTCTCGTACTGGGGGCCCAGTGTTCCCCCGTGTCTCCCCGGCGCAGAGGGAGGGATCAGACCTGCGGAGATGCTCTGCCTGTGGCACTCGGGAGGCTGGTGGCTGCTTTGCCCGAGGCCGTGGTGCTGGCTCCTGCTCAGCCCGGTGCCTGCCAGGtttgcagggagcaggggaagggcagggctcTTGCCTGCAGGCACTGCCGGCCCCAGGgtgcccaggctgggggggcGCAAGGTCCCTGCTCACGCTGGGGGAAGGAGCCAAACCCGATGTTTTACCGCGCCTGATGCAATCGCGCTGCAATCTGCTGTCCAAGGCCATCGGCTAGGAGGGGAGAAACCTCCGTGCTCAGCCTACAGCAACGGGGGGCCCGTCTCGGTACGGGCTGccggcagcagagccaggagggcTCCCCTGGGGCAGTGCTAGCCCCCACGGGCCCAGGCAGCAGCATTCCCTGCccaggtggggaaactgaggcagggacgGTGGTTGCCATCACCAGGCAGCTCTGGTGGTGCCGTGTGAGGCTCTGGCTGCCGTCACGCTCCGTCCTGAGGGTCTGATGGGGTTGTTCTCCCCCAGGAGTGACCGGTTGTGGCTGTAGAGCCGTGCCTGTTTGCCCTGTGGCAGCCACGAGCTGGGTGCCGAGATGCTCCTGCCAGGCAGagtggtgcaggcaggggtgagGGCAGGCTCCTGCTGATGGCACCTCTGGGTCCCCAGGGCCGGGGCTGCCTGCgggggctggggaagagggtaagggctggggagaggcaggcgGGAGCTTGGGAAGAGCACTGCGGGCAGCCTGCCAGGCTCTGCGCTGGCCAGGCCACCCTCCCAAAGCGGCTGCCGCACTGACAGCACGTGGCCgtgggagcagagggctgccgggctgctctgcctgcaccgGGTGGGCTGAGACCCCTCCTGCTCGCCATCGGCGTGTCCCTGGGGCTGCGCTGCACTGGAGCCCTGGCTTTTGGCAAGGCCAGCTCGGCTGGGTGCTGAGAcaggctgctcctcctgcctgtccctgcctcgTCTCCCAGCCTTGTCCCAAGTCTCCAGACGGTCGGAGTTCTGAATTCAAAGCCCCAACATTTTTATgcctaccccccccccccccgagtccTATGGatccctgcctgctgtggctCACCATTGCCTCGGTGCATCGCGACCCGTTTATACCTTTCCTGCCTTGGGGTCTCTCTTTGCACCCCATTTCTGCTGCCCTCCCTGGCCAGGGTGCACCCCGCTGCCAGCCCGGGCCATGCACCCAAAGGCTGAGCCCCGTGCCCAAACCTGGGCCCTGCACCCAAGGACTGGGCCCTGCACCCAAAGGCTCTCCCGCTGCTCTGCATGCTCAGGGACTGTTTCTCGCTGTGGTTAGGCATGATGCAGCCCTGGCAGCTAGCGCGGCAGGGCCCCCACGCCCCTGGCAGAGGTGCCAGCTTCTCCCGGGCTGGCAGCATCACCAGCTCGGCAGGGAGAAGTGGCCGCCGGACCGCGAGCTGGCCCTGTGCTGGTCAGAGCGGCACCCAGCATCTCAGCACAGCCGAAGAAGAGGGGTTTggtggggaaaagcagctgaaggtCTCCTGGGGACGCGCAGCTGCCAGCTCGCTGCCTGCGATGCTGGTGGCAGCGTCGGGCGGCAGGACCGCAGGTGACCCGGCAAACCGCCTCGCCATAAACcccgctgccagggctgggaagcAGATAACGGTGGGGCTGAAGTCCAACGTGAGGCAGGTCCTGGGGAGCAGATTCCAGCCCTGGCTCACAGCGTGGCCTCCCCTGCCGGCCTCGTGCTTCTCCCGGCTCCCTTGTACCCTCGTCACCGCCTGGAGGCTGCAATGGCCGGGCAGGCGGTGCTcgccctcctgctgctgctgctgggtgagcTCTCTGCCAACGTGGGGGACGCGCTgttgggagggaaggggctgcggCACTGGCTGGGCTGCTCCGTCCCTGGTGCGAGCTCCCATGGGGATCACTGCTTCCTCCAGCTCCGGGGGGGCTGTGCTGTTCCTGGGGTGTCCACCGCAGATATAGCTCAGCAAAACCCTCCTCTGGGCTCCGCTGGCAAAGGTCAGCCTGGCGTTCCCCGTGGCAAACGAGTGCTAGTGCCAATGGCTTTGCTCCACGTGGGGAGGAAAATGCTccaattttcctgtttccccCAAAATGGGGGCTGAGACTCGGAGTAGCGGTGTGATATACCATGGCGGAGGATCAGTGCCCCAGCCCCGGAGGGCTCTGGCACCCTGAGGTTGTGCGGGAGTGGGGCTGGTGGTGGGAGATGGCAAAGGTGGAGATGTGGGAGGTGAGGGGCAAAGGGGCAGTGGGGGGTGCCGTCCAAGGGATGATGCCGCTGAGAGATCAGCACTCCCCCCAGCAGAGTCCCAAACCAGGGAGCCTGGACAAATGTCACCTGTGTGCCTTCTGTCACCTGCCGTGGGCACCGTGCCCGGATTATCACACGGTTTTTAGCCCCGTTGTCTCTCCCGTAGCTGGTACCGTCCCCCCTGGCGGGTCCGcgggtggcagcagcagcagcagtgtggcTGAGCGGCTCTGCAACTTCATCTGTGACTTCAGCGACTGCTCCGATGAGAACCAGTGCGGTGGGTGCCTGCCCCCCGCCACGTCCCCCAACCTACCATCCCCCTCCCAGACCCTGCTCCTGCGGCGAGAGCCTGTGATGGAGCTGGGGGCACCGTGGGTGCAGGTCCctggggtgggtgctggtcccTTGGGTGGGTCCTGGGGTGGGTGCAGGACCCCAATGTGGGTGAAGGTCCCCTAGGTAGGCACAGGTCCCTGGAGCGGGTGCAGGTCCTGAGGTGGGCATAGGTCCCCTGGCTGGGTGCAGGTCCCTGTGCTGGGTGCGGGACCCCAGCATGAGTGCAGGTCCCTGAGGTGGGTGTAGGTCCTGGAGGTGGGTGCAGGTCCCTGGGGGGgacccagccctgccctgaCACCCCATCCTTCCACCCTCAGGCTACCTGAggagctcagctgtgctgggcacCCCCTTCACCTGTGATTTCGAGGAAGGCGACTGTGGCTGGCAGGACGTGAGCACCTCGGCTTACAGATGGGTGCGGGGCCGGGCCAGCCTGGCCACATGGGGCACAGGGCCCCACTCGGACCACACTGTGGGCACTGACCTGGGTAAGCGGGAGCTGCTCGGCTGGCGAGCAGGCTCTGGGCACCCACAGCCCCGCACCTCTGGGCCACAGGTGCCCTGAAGCTGGGGTGCCAGAACACCCATCCTTGTAGGGTGCAGGGGATGGAGCAGACCCATGGTGGGGCAGGAGCGGTGCTGGCCATGGCTCTGGTGCCATCCcatggggctgcagcccccactCTGCTCTCTGCCCTCCCTAGGATGGTTCATGGTGACTGTGTCCCCCCCGGCAAAGACCAAGGCCACGGCCTGGCTCAGGTCACCGGTGATGCGGGAAGCAGCTGCCACGTGTGAGATCAGGGCCTGGTACCACCTCTCGGGAAGCGGTGAGGGTGCCCACGGTGGGCACGGATGGGCCTCGGGGTACTGGGCACAGGGAAGCAATGACGGGGGGCAGTGGGAGGGACAGGGCCACCGGCACCTCGAGATGCGTCCTTGCCACCCACTCGCTTCTTCCAGGCTCCGCAAACAGGGCTGGTGGGGCCCAGGGGTCCCTGCGCCAGTCCCCAGGGCTGGCGGGGCTCGGTTTGTCCCCGCAGGGACTCCGGGGTGCCCAGTGCCCAGGACCACGTTTTGGGGCTCCCTGCAGGACTGAACCTGACGGAGCAGCCAGTGCTGCGCCTGGCCATGGTGTACAGGGATGAGGCGGTGGGGCTGTGGCAGAGCCCCGAGCGTGGAGGCGAGGGCTGGCACCAGCTGGTCGCCTACCCGGGACGAATCACGGAGCCGTTCCAGGTGAGACAGGCCCGTGCCGGTACCTGGGCACCATCCCCGCAAGCGGGGTCCGGAGGAGCTGGGTGCTGCACCAGGAGCCGCAGATGCCTGGGCAGCTCGTGCCATCCCCGTCCTCTCATCGGCAGCTCATCTTCTCCCTGACACAACCGCCTGCGtgcaaggcagagctggcactTGATGACATCATCTTCAGCAACTGCGGCTTGCAGAGTGAGTCTGCATCCGCTGGGATGACATAAAGCCGGGATCCCCAGGGAAACTGTTTGGGCTTTGCACCCTGGGGGAGCTCTCCCACGGCCCGCTGTGTCTGGGGGGCACCTTGCCTTGGCCAGGGCATGGGGCAGGTAGCAAAAGCCTCGAGCAACACAGGGACGGATGTGGGGGAGTCCAGCATGTGCCGGGGTCCCTCGGGGGCCAGCCACGTGCTGACGGTGTGTCCCATCGCCCCAGAGCCCAAGCAACAGGTCTGTGGGGCGGAGGAGAGCCACTGCAGCcagggctcctgcctggcaCGGCACCGCTTCTGCGACGGCACCGACGACTGCGGGGACGGCTCGGATGAAGACACAACGCAGTGCAGTGAGCATCCCTGGACCTGGGGAGGGGGTCCTGCCCACTGGCCCCCCGACTGCACGGACAAGCTGAGGGTCTGCCCTGGCAGGGCAAGGCTAGGCCATGGGGCTGGCAGGGTTCACCCCAGCTGTGCCCCATGGCTGTGCGCCCTAAAATCACCCCGAGGGTTTTGTGGAGGGGTCAGCCCATTACAGGAACCGCCCAGGTCACTTTGCCCCCCCCTCCCTTACTGCAGAGTCCTTCGCCCTCTGCCCCTTTGAGCAAGGTTTCTGCAGCTGGAAGGTGAAGGCTGGGCAGACAGAGTGGAAGAGGAACACGAGCCTGAACCTGGGGACCGCGTATGGCATCCCCACCCGGGACCACAGCAATAACAGCAGGACGGGTACGTGGCCGGGCAGCGGTACCCCAGGGGAGCCCCACCGTCCACCATGGGTCCCCGGGGCGTCACTGGCCCTCCAGTCCTTGGGGTAACACGCGCCTGGGCTTGACTTGAGGCTGTGCCGGGAAAACAGCGTCTTGCACCCACATGTGTAACTCAGCACCACTCAGCCCCTTCCCGGTGCCtcctgcaggttttttcctccacGTGGACAGCGCCTCGGCCGCGGGAGCCGGCGGCATAGCACAGCTCACCAGTCCCACTTTCCAggccaccagctcctgctccgTGAGTCGCAGCTGGGATCCCACGTCACAGCCCATATGGACCCGGCTGGGGACCCCCACGTGGGCCTGGGGCTGCAACTGGCCCTttgctgggggcgggggggcagcgggtttttgggggtggtttGGTGGCATCTCCGGTGCCCGTTTGGACCTCTGAGCTTCTCCAGCCCCATGTTTGTGAGCATCCCACGGGGCAGCCGTGCCATGGGGTGTGGTGGGCTGCGTGCTCCTGCCCCTTTGgtgctcgctcacccctctcTCTGTCCCCAGCTCGTGCTGTATTGCCACCTCCATGGCTGCGCCACCAGCAGCCTCAGCATCTCCTATGTGACCAGCTCCACCAAGCACCTGATGAGGGAGAGGACGGGGGacctgggcagctgctgggtCCGGGAGAGAGTGGACTTCAATGTGACAACAAGCTTCCAGGttggctggggctgtgctggggcgAACTGGGCTGCCTGTGGGGTGAGGGGCACCGGGCCACCCCCATGGGACCAGGGCTAGGGGTTGAACTGGGAACTGGACACCAGAGCTGAGCCTCCTGGTGCTGGCCTGTGCCACCCTTGTGTCCTGTGCCCACACCTCCAAATCCCCCtaccagccccccccagcccagggaccACCCCACTgaaaaggggagaggggaggtgtCTTCATCCACCCCATGTCACCCCATGCTTTCCCGCTGTCCTGTCTGCTGTCCCTCACGGCCACCCACAAAACCTGACCTCCCCCAGCTGGCCCTGGGGGGCACCCCACTGGCACCCCACTGGCACCCTGACAGCACCCCGGGCAGCTGCAGGCCATGGCTGTGTGTACGGGCAGCACCATCACCCCAAGCCCACCGGGCCCTGCCGGCCGCCCCCTGCGCAGCCCTTCCAGCTGCAGCATCACCTCTGCTCCCAGCGAGCCCCTTCCTGGGGGAAGCGCGTGTTGCCCGATCACAGGAGCTGGGCTCCCCCATCCCACAGTTCCTGGGAgtcccccctgccctgcagcatcACCCGTCCCCTCCACGCTGGGCACGACCCTGTGTTGATGTTGCCGGTGCGGTGCTTCCCTGCAGGTGCTGATTGAGGGGGTGGTCGGCGGCACGGGGACCGTGGCCATCGACGACCTGATCCTGTCTCCAGGCTGCGTGCAGAAGCAGGGTGAGCCAGAGGTCGGCTGGCCCTCACCCCTGCTCCGGCACGGGCAGCCGTCCCCAGGGGTCTTGTGCCCTTGGCACCATCTGTAAAGGACCCACCGCAGGGTCTGCCTGTCCCTCTGCTCATCATGGTGACCATCCTGCACGCAGCATGCAAACACCCGCCCTGGGGCCCGCAGCCTGGGTTGCCCGGTGTCCTTGTCCTGCAGCTGTGACACTCCATCCCCTGCACCAAaacctcctgcctgcccaggacccacaggcagctgccatcaacccccccggccccttcgtctggtggcagcaggcagggcagggcaggacagggcagggcagggcagggcaggggaatgggcagggcagggctggggcaggaggagaaccAGGGAGATGGTAAGGGGCAGGGGATGGCGGTGTGAAGAGGTGAAGCCGATggtgctgcctgcccctctcGCCACCACTCTCCATCCTGGGCTGTTTCACCATCAGCGACGCCTTTGATCGCACTGCCGAGTCGGGCCGGCGCCGGCCCCTGCGCGGCTGAGGAGGTGGCCTGTGACAGCGGGGACTGCATCAGCGCAGAGCTGGCCTGTGACTTTGCCGAGACGTGCGCTGACGGCTCCGACGAGAAGCGCTGTGGTGAGAGCCGTGGGCAGGCGCCCAGCTCCATGCTAGTCAAGTGGCGGAGGGGCCCAGGGCAGGGTGACCCAGAAACCCTTGGCTGGCACAGCCGGGGAACGTAGGTGCCTGCGTCGCCCCCAGGAAGCACGGTGGCCCCGTGGGGCTGAGCCTGGGATTTTGCAGGAGCGACCACCTTTGAggtgggggccgggggctgGCATGATGTCAGCGTGGGGCGGCTGCGCTGGGGCGTGCAGAGGGACACTGAGCCTGCCGACACCGTTCTCACAGGTGAGGCTGCTTCCACCGCCAAGCAGATGGCCTTTGGTCCCCCGCACCTCAGGGGCCACCAGGGTGCAGGGgccccctgctcccacccagctgggggggtggggtgggtgccACCGCAGGAAGCGTGGGGGCGATGCCCAGGCAGGGCACTGAGCTGGGGTTGCTGCCAGGGATACAGAGCCCCAGGCCCAACCTCTCAGGGTGTTTCCTTGCCCAGGAGCTTTCCTGGCCCTCCAGGCAGGAGAAGGACAAATGGTGGCTGCTGCAAAGGCACTCACGCCTCTGCTGGGCCCCTCCGGCCCCGCCTGCGCCATGGAGATGAGCTACCACATCCACAGTGGCCCCCAAGGTAACCCCCCCTGCGCGGCTCCGgggtgccctgcctgctccctgcccatcCCCGGGGTGCCCTGCCCGCTCCCACCCCACCACGGCGCAGGGCAGAGCCCCCCACCCTTGcctgcctttgctgcctctcccagccccactCTGCCCCATCACACTGTCCTGGACCAGGGTGTCCCCGTCCCCTGTGGCTGTGggctgggtgggtgctggggccCTGCGGGGGGCAgccaggggctgcagcctccACCCCGCCTCTCGCACCAAGGCTTCCTCGCCGTCGGCATCGCGGATCACACCACTGGCACCACACACCTGGCCTGGCAGACGTGGGGGCTCAGTGCCACGGCCGGGGGACATGTCCGCGTCCCACTGGGGGAGAGGCCCCGGCCCTTCCAGGTGCGCCCGGATGCAAAGGGACCAGcctggggggctgctggtggggtggtgctggtgctgccaggCAGTTCGGGGCTCACTGCCACGCCACCCCCCCAGGTcgagctgctggggctggtggaTCTGCAGGACTCGGCGAGCGCTGCCATCGACAACGTGACGTTCGTGCAGTGCCACCCTGACGTGGTGCCGCCGGGGGCCACGGGTACAGCCAGGGGCACGTGGGCAGGGAGGGCGGCCACGGGCAGGAGGGGACCCCAACCCCCTGCCCGCAGAGATGGGTGATGGTCCCATGGGGGCCGCGTGGTGACTGTCACCCTGTCCCTAGCCCAGGTACAGGACCATGCTGCGGAAACCCTGGGGCAAGGGCCAAGCATGCATCCTGCCCTGGGACACCTGCGTGGGATGAACCCAGGgagtggggcgggggggcagagggggaccTGTTTGCTCTTGGGGTGCCTTATCGCCACTCCCTCGCAACGGTCACCTCTCTCTGGCCAGAGCTGTCCTGCAACTTCGAGAGGGGCATGTGCGGCTGGTACCAGGATCAGTCCAGCGACTTCAAATGGGTCCACAGCACGGGGCAGGGCCAGGGCTCCGACCACACCACTGGATCGGGTAAGGGGCTGGCTCCTCTCCTGGGCGCCTGGGCAGCCCAGGTGACCCGCAGTCTTCTGTCCCCAGGGCCAGGACGTGCCCTGGGCACCCCAAGCAGCCCCGTGTCCACTGGGCGAGCTTGGCTGGGGCAGCCCAGGCGCACCCAGATCCAGAACCGGGGTGCAAGTGGTGTGGGTGCAGCCTGGAGTCCCCTCCACTCTGGCTGTCCCCAACACCCAGGCTACTTCTTGGCTGTGGATCCCTCTGCGCAGTGGAGCCGTGGGCAGCGGGCACAGCTCATCACCTACCGCCAGGAGCCTGCCGCCGCCCCACGCTGCCTCTCTTTCTGGTACCGCCTGGCTGGCCCGCAGATTGGTACGCAGCCCCATGGCACCCTGCCGGGGATGCCCCAGCTGGGCCCTGCTCCCCTGGGACAACGGGGTCCCCGAGGGGtgcaggacagctgccccatgctcccctctgcccaggcACCCTGACCCtcaagctgctgctggagggagcagAAGAGATGGTGCTGTGGACCCAGCGGGGGACTCAGGGCAGCATCTGGCACCAGGGACGGGCGACGCTGCCCGCCACGGGCCGGCAGCAGTACCGGGTGAGTGCCAGGTACCCCCTGTGCCAGCGGGTGCCAGTGGGGCACAGGACCATCTGACGCTGCTGTCTCGGTGGCAGGTGGCCTTCGAGGCCCTGCGGGATGGGTTCCTGGGGGACATGGCGCTGGATGACCTGGCGCTGACAGTGG
This genomic stretch from Balearica regulorum gibbericeps isolate bBalReg1 chromosome 20, bBalReg1.pri, whole genome shotgun sequence harbors:
- the MAMDC4 gene encoding LOW QUALITY PROTEIN: apical endosomal glycoprotein (The sequence of the model RefSeq protein was modified relative to this genomic sequence to represent the inferred CDS: deleted 1 base in 1 codon) — translated: MSPVCLLSPAVGTVPGLSHVFSPVVSPVAGTVPPGGSAGGSSSSSVAERLCNFICDFSDCSDENQCGYLRSSAVLGTPFTCDFEEGDCGWQDVSTSAYRWVRGRASLATWGTGPHSDHTVGTDLGWFMVTVSPPAKTKATAWLRSPVMREAAATCEIRAWYHLSGSGLNLTEQPVLRLAMVYRDEAVGLWQSPERGGEGWHQLVAYPGRITEPFQLIFSLTQPPACKAELALDDIIFSNCGLQKPKQQVCGAEESHCSQGSCLARHRFCDGTDDCGDGSDEDTTQCKSFALCPFEQGFCSWKVKAGQTEWKRNTSLNLGTAYGIPTRDHSNNSRTGFFLHVDSASAAGAGGIAQLTSPTFQATSSCSLVLYCHLHGCATSSLSISYVTSSTKHLMRERTGDLGSCWVRERVDFNVTTSFQVLIEGVVGGTGTVAIDDLILSPGCVQKQATPLIALPSRAGAGPCAAEEVACDSGDCISAELACDFAETCADGSDEKRCGATTFEVGAGGWHDVSVGRLRWGVQRDTEPADTVLTGAFLALQAGEGQMVAAAKALTPLLGPSGPACAMEMSYHIHSGPQGFLAVGIADHTTGTTHLAWQTWGLSATAGGHVRVPLGERPRPFQVELLGLVDLQDSASAAIDNVTFVQCHPDVVPPGATELSCNFERGMCGWYQDQSSDFKWVHSTGQGQGSDHTTGSGYFLAVDPSAQWSRGQRAQLITYRQEPAAAPRCLSFWYRLAGPQIGTLTLKLLLEGAEEMVLWTQRGTQGSIWHQGRATLPATGRQQYRVAFEALRDGFLGDMALDDLALTVGPCGAELSCSFEADACGLAASGQGTWLRQSNGTGTIAGPVADHTTGTTTGHYMVVGTGRDSLPAGHVAALTSQPYQPSASTQCLAFWYQLSTGTPGSLGVFVEQSGVRRKVMGVSAMEGDVWHRSHVTVQQDEDWQAIFEVVGAGGDHGYIALDDLHVLDGACPQPASCDFERDTCGWSSPSDPRLHSFAWGWKSGVPLAKYPGPEQDHTLSTRDGHYVHFDVSVLGLGGTAARLESQHLPAAADSCLWFWYHMDIPEHLSGGELRVMLHSTSGQRTVWSVAGHRSRGWRGGVVPVQSPSEFQIIFEVTTWRWPMEGTVALDDIVYGSGGGCHSSLEVPVEEKSSSSFVAEVVLGLLLAIIVLALVAAGGWYCLKRRGLPSGMPVESSAPQGFDNITFRDDKVIISPVPKEGDEV